Part of the Pseudomonadota bacterium genome, GTTCATGTTGCCGGGCAGATCCTTGCCGCTAAGGGTCGCGGCAACCGCCCCACACTTAGTGTGACCGAGCACGAGGATCGTGTGCACGCCCAGAGCTTCCACGCCGTACTCGAATGTCGCGCTCGATTCCTTGGTCTCAAAGCCGCCCGCAACACGATTTACGAATAGGTCGCCGACACCCACGTCGAAAACGATCTCGACCGGGATGCGAGAATCTGCGCACCCGAGTACGCCGATCGACGGGATCTGCCCGTAGGTGCCGGTCTTGACGACCTTCTCCTGCTGCCAAGAGTGAGACTCAGTTGCCCCATCTACGAACCGTTTGTTGCCGGCAAGGAGCAGGGCTCGCACATCAGACTGGCTGATACCCGGAGACGGCTGCCCAGAAGTCGGCGGCGACACGTCTGTCGTCGAGGCAGCACAACCAGAGAGAATACAGAGGATAACGATGAGGGTAGTTTTCATGACAATATCAGTAACACCCAGCGGCATGCAGTGCAATTACTCAATTGATAATTGGTAAGTAGGCGAAGATTATTAAAGCGAAGACCAGTGGCATGGGGTCACTTTACAATCAAAGACATCATGAGGGCAGAGGGGCTATCAGACTTCAGAGCTTCGCCAGCTATCCCAAAGTTCATCTCTATAAACTCCAAGACAGTCCTGCATACTTGATCTGTTCAAAAAGCAACGGACAGGCTGTTTTTAATTCTTTACAAACCGGCTCTGTATCGAGTTGCAAATCAAGTGATATTCCGCTTTTGATTATATCCGAGGCAACCGAACACGTGAGAGGAAAGTTTGGCGCGCTAAAGTTTGGAGCGCTCATGAGCGAGCTTGTAGTCTTGAGACATTTTCGGAAGAGTTGCGCTCCATTCGGCACAGTACATTTCGCAATAA contains:
- a CDS encoding carbonic anhydrase, whose amino-acid sequence is MPLGVTDIVMKTTLIVILCILSGCAASTTDVSPPTSGQPSPGISQSDVRALLLAGNKRFVDGATESHSWQQEKVVKTGTYGQIPSIGVLGCADSRIPVEIVFDVGVGDLFVNRVAGGFETKESSATFEYGVEALGVHTILVLGHTKCGAVAATLSGKDLPGNMNLLVKAIRPGLAHLEKGAPGHSSEALLDAAVEANTRFQMKQVLNTSDLLRAAHAQGRLQVFGAIYDVDTGKVRLLD